A DNA window from Bacteroidia bacterium contains the following coding sequences:
- a CDS encoding BrxA/BrxB family bacilliredoxin: MYDPRLVQPMRQELVDAGFEELLTPEQVEAVMSQKKGTIFLVINSVCGCAAGSARPGVRYALQRAKVKPDRLVTVFAGQDKAATEKAREYLVPIPPSSPSMYLFKDGKLVHVIERRHIEGTLPEVIADNLVGAFEMYCG; this comes from the coding sequence ATGTACGATCCCCGATTAGTGCAGCCCATGCGTCAAGAATTGGTAGACGCAGGCTTTGAGGAACTACTCACACCCGAACAGGTAGAAGCCGTAATGAGTCAAAAAAAAGGAACTATTTTTTTGGTCATCAACTCGGTTTGTGGATGTGCAGCAGGTAGTGCAAGACCTGGAGTTAGATATGCTTTGCAACGTGCCAAAGTAAAACCTGATAGATTAGTTACCGTTTTTGCAGGACAAGACAAAGCTGCTACCGAAAAGGCAAGAGAATATCTTGTTCCCATTCCGCCCTCTTCACCTTCTATGTACTTATTCAAAGATGGTAAGTTAGTCCATGTCATTGAAAGAAGGCATATAGAAGGTACATTGCCCGAAGTTATAGCGGACAATTTAGTAGGTGCTTTTGAAATGTACTGCGGATAG
- a CDS encoding alpha/beta hydrolase, translating to MENTKVLEHSTYGEPSHKVAFILHGFKGFKDWGFIPYIANYIATHSDIQVVTFNFSHNGVKPGEQEISDLEKFEQNTYTKEIQDLTQMIGAAQSGYFGKKAQEIYLIGHSRGGGIALLTASKLKESQVKKVVTYATIAQIDKFSPSDMEIWKNQGYLEVINGRNGQVLRVGKALYQEIVQYKDTALNIRQAAQSLHIPILLFHGIEDETVSYTQSQDIYTIRDNNQLPTVLVLIEGTNHTFGITHPLKQPSEAVSILAQQTVEFLTQEFKQNNAIYSIKPILNS from the coding sequence ATGGAAAACACAAAAGTATTAGAACATAGTACATACGGCGAACCTAGCCACAAAGTCGCTTTTATCCTACATGGCTTCAAGGGATTTAAAGATTGGGGCTTTATACCATACATTGCAAACTATATCGCCACACACTCCGATATTCAGGTGGTTACTTTTAACTTTTCTCATAACGGCGTAAAACCAGGCGAGCAAGAAATTTCAGACCTTGAAAAATTTGAACAGAACACCTACACAAAAGAAATACAAGACCTAACTCAAATGATAGGCGCAGCCCAATCAGGATATTTTGGCAAAAAAGCACAGGAAATTTATCTTATCGGACATAGTAGAGGAGGAGGTATTGCTCTCTTAACCGCATCAAAGTTAAAAGAAAGCCAAGTAAAAAAGGTAGTTACTTATGCAACCATAGCCCAAATAGATAAGTTTAGCCCATCTGACATGGAAATTTGGAAAAATCAAGGTTATTTAGAGGTTATCAATGGGCGAAATGGACAAGTACTACGTGTAGGTAAAGCGCTTTATCAAGAAATTGTACAATATAAGGATACTGCACTCAATATTCGCCAAGCTGCGCAATCCTTACATATACCTATACTGCTCTTTCATGGCATTGAAGATGAAACAGTATCCTACACGCAAAGTCAAGATATTTACACCATCAGGGATAATAACCAGCTCCCAACGGTTTTAGTTTTGATAGAAGGTACTAACCACACTTTTGGAATTACACATCCGCTTAAACAGCCCAGCGAAGCTGTCAGTATTTTAGCTCAACAAACTGTAGAATTTCTTACGCAAGAATTTAAACAAAACAATGCGATTTACAGTATAAAACCTATCTTAAATTCCTAA
- a CDS encoding response regulator yields the protein MKRKLILCVDDEKIVLSSLIQQLQNGLGNQFLYEIAQSAEEAWEVIDNLQNEIEMVLIISDWLMPGMKGDEFLIQLHKKYPHVATIMLTGHAEESAIRNALEHANLYACLRKPWDKDDLIYNIKNALKLYES from the coding sequence ATGAAAAGAAAACTCATTCTTTGCGTAGATGATGAAAAAATTGTACTCAGTAGCCTAATACAACAGCTACAAAATGGTCTAGGCAATCAATTTTTGTATGAAATAGCACAAAGTGCGGAAGAAGCATGGGAGGTTATTGATAACCTGCAAAACGAAATAGAAATGGTGCTTATTATCTCTGATTGGCTAATGCCAGGTATGAAAGGCGATGAATTTTTAATACAGCTTCATAAAAAATACCCTCATGTAGCTACTATAATGCTTACAGGTCATGCCGAAGAAAGTGCAATAAGAAATGCGCTAGAACATGCTAACCTATATGCTTGCTTGCGCAAACCCTGGGATAAAGACGATCTTATTTACAACATCAAAAATGCACTCAAACTATACGAGTCTTGA
- the rfbD gene encoding dTDP-4-dehydrorhamnose reductase — protein sequence MKWLKKVLVTGTNGLLGQSLVYYLTKDAYFKVYGLSKGKNRIEYDIDHFTYYNVDITDLQKLKSRILKIQPDIIIHTAAMTQVDQCEQNKAQCYKLNVEATKNLLQLAEQIKSHFIFLSTDFVFDGKNGPYQEKDTPNPLSYYGNTKLIAEQMVQASLIPWTIVRTVLVYGYHLGMRRNNILSWVVQNLKNEQTIHVVNDQYRTPTFVDDLARAIIHLAHQQKTGIYHISGAEMCSVYEFAQMIADVWGLHKSYIQPISSKKLNQPAQRPPKTGFIILKSQLEIGYTPHTLKEALYILKQRTKEIL from the coding sequence ATGAAATGGCTTAAAAAGGTTTTAGTTACAGGCACAAACGGACTATTAGGACAAAGTTTAGTTTACTACCTAACTAAAGATGCTTACTTTAAGGTATACGGTCTATCCAAAGGTAAAAACCGAATAGAATATGACATAGACCACTTCACTTATTACAATGTAGATATAACTGACCTGCAAAAATTGAAAAGCCGCATACTTAAAATTCAGCCCGATATTATCATACATACCGCGGCTATGACCCAAGTAGATCAATGCGAACAAAATAAAGCACAATGCTACAAACTTAACGTAGAAGCTACAAAAAACCTTTTACAACTTGCCGAGCAAATTAAATCACACTTTATTTTTCTATCTACAGACTTTGTTTTTGACGGCAAAAATGGACCTTACCAGGAAAAAGATACACCTAATCCCCTTTCTTACTATGGAAATACTAAACTCATAGCCGAACAAATGGTACAAGCAAGTCTTATCCCATGGACGATTGTAAGAACGGTATTAGTCTATGGTTATCACTTAGGCATGCGCAGAAATAACATTCTTTCTTGGGTAGTGCAAAACCTGAAAAACGAACAAACTATACACGTTGTCAATGATCAATACCGTACACCTACTTTCGTAGATGACTTAGCCCGAGCAATTATACACTTAGCTCATCAACAAAAAACAGGTATCTACCACATATCAGGCGCAGAAATGTGTTCTGTATATGAATTTGCCCAGATGATAGCTGATGTATGGGGTTTGCATAAGTCATATATTCAGCCGATTAGCTCAAAAAAACTTAACCAGCCTGCACAAAGACCACCTAAAACAGGATTCATCATTCTAAAATCGCAATTAGAAATTGGATACACTCCCCATACCTTGAAAGAAGCCCTTTACATTCTCAAACAAAGAACAAAAGAAATTTTATGA
- a CDS encoding 2,3,4,5-tetrahydropyridine-2,6-dicarboxylate N-succinyltransferase has protein sequence MKEIIEEAWQDRTLLQSQEVKNAIIEVIDKLTLGQLRVAEPTPDGNWKVNEWVKKAVILYFPIQETRVMTNGILEYYDKIDLHKNFKEKGVRAVPGSVARYGSYIAKNVILMPSFVNIGAYVDENTMVDTWATVGSCAQIGKNVHLSGGVGIGGVLEPVQASPVIIEDGAFIGSRCIIVEGVRVGKEAVLGANVVLTASSKIIDVTGDTPVEYKGYVPERSVVIPGSIPKKFPAGEYHVPCSLIIGKRKPSTDLKTSLNEALRENNIAV, from the coding sequence ATGAAAGAAATAATAGAAGAGGCTTGGCAAGACCGTACTCTACTTCAAAGCCAGGAAGTCAAAAATGCAATAATAGAAGTTATAGACAAACTTACATTAGGTCAATTACGTGTAGCCGAACCTACCCCCGACGGCAACTGGAAAGTTAATGAGTGGGTCAAAAAGGCTGTTATACTCTATTTTCCCATTCAAGAAACAAGAGTTATGACAAATGGCATATTAGAATATTATGACAAAATTGATCTTCATAAAAACTTCAAGGAAAAAGGTGTTAGGGCTGTACCGGGTTCTGTGGCAAGATATGGCAGCTACATTGCCAAAAACGTAATTTTAATGCCATCTTTTGTCAATATAGGGGCTTATGTAGATGAAAATACTATGGTAGACACTTGGGCAACAGTTGGTTCTTGTGCGCAGATAGGTAAGAATGTCCATTTATCGGGGGGAGTAGGAATTGGAGGTGTATTAGAACCTGTACAAGCTAGCCCTGTTATTATTGAAGATGGTGCTTTTATTGGTAGCCGATGCATTATAGTAGAAGGCGTAAGAGTAGGTAAAGAAGCCGTTTTGGGTGCTAATGTGGTACTTACCGCTTCCTCAAAAATTATTGATGTTACAGGGGATACCCCTGTAGAATACAAAGGCTACGTCCCTGAACGCTCTGTGGTCATTCCAGGTAGCATTCCTAAAAAATTTCCCGCAGGTGAATATCACGTACCTTGTAGTCTTATTATCGGCAAACGTAAGCCTAGTACAGACCTAAAAACCTCTCTCAATGAAGCTTTACGTGAGAATAACATAGCCGTATAA
- a CDS encoding 16S rRNA (uracil(1498)-N(3))-methyltransferase — translation MDLFYATDIQPPYLYLHHEEAIHCLKSLRKTINEPIYATDGMGTAYECIITAIDKRRNVVQAYIQKQSKHVLPFQVGLCVAPTKSIDRMEWLLEKAVELGISQVQWVITSHSERKTISVERMRRIAVAAMKQSLRYFLPTIYEIIPFQEWIDKNPHLSGVIGYCGNEIPKQFLYSVQKPKDADTFWICIGPEGDFTQNEVKKAIEKGLIAISLGNHRLRTETAALTVLSYYYILNLQN, via the coding sequence ATGGATTTGTTTTATGCCACAGATATACAACCCCCTTACTTATACCTTCATCATGAGGAAGCTATCCATTGCCTTAAATCTCTTCGTAAAACGATAAATGAACCCATATATGCTACTGATGGAATGGGTACAGCGTACGAATGTATTATTACCGCAATAGATAAAAGAAGAAATGTAGTACAAGCATACATTCAAAAGCAATCCAAGCATGTTTTACCTTTTCAAGTGGGGTTGTGTGTAGCACCGACTAAAAGTATAGACCGAATGGAGTGGCTACTAGAAAAAGCAGTTGAGTTAGGAATCAGCCAAGTTCAGTGGGTTATTACCTCACACTCTGAAAGAAAAACTATTTCAGTAGAACGCATGCGACGCATAGCCGTAGCAGCCATGAAGCAATCTTTGAGATATTTTTTGCCTACTATCTATGAAATAATCCCTTTTCAAGAATGGATAGACAAAAACCCACATTTGAGTGGCGTGATAGGATATTGCGGAAATGAAATACCTAAACAATTTTTGTACTCAGTTCAAAAACCAAAAGATGCAGATACCTTTTGGATATGTATTGGTCCCGAAGGAGATTTTACACAAAATGAAGTTAAAAAAGCAATAGAAAAAGGTTTAATAGCTATTTCATTGGGCAATCATCGTTTGCGAACAGAAACCGCAGCTCTGACTGTACTTTCCTACTACTACATACTCAATCTACAAAATTAG